In Ruminiclostridium papyrosolvens DSM 2782, the following proteins share a genomic window:
- the dnaA gene encoding chromosomal replication initiator protein DnaA, translated as MNVQLNEIWNRTLELLKGEMTEISFNTWILTIEPISIDSNTVTLGVPADFNKGILESRYSYLIKNAFRQISHREYNIYFAIPSQGPIKPAIQEYNEDSNMSFLNPKYTFDTFVIGNGNRFAHAASLAVAEAPAKAYNPLFLYGGVGLGKTHLMHAIGHFVLGQNPALKVLYVSSEKFTNELINAIRDDKNEEFRYKYRNIDVLLIDDIQFIGGKERTEEEFFHTFNALYEANKQIIISSDRPPKEIPTLEDRLRSRFEWGLIADIAPPDLETRIAILRKKAQLENLDVPDDVMVFIADKVGSNIRELEGALNRVIAYSTLTENIMNVDMAVEALKDMLNNSKAVIINSKTIQEAVSRYFHLKTDELKSKKRSRDVSFPRQIAMHLCREMTDMSLPKIGDEFGGRDHTTVIHACEKINHDLENSAELRRTVEDIKKNITGG; from the coding sequence ATGAACGTGCAACTTAATGAAATATGGAACCGTACATTGGAATTACTAAAAGGCGAAATGACTGAAATAAGTTTTAATACCTGGATTTTAACAATAGAACCAATATCTATTGATTCTAATACAGTTACTTTAGGTGTACCTGCTGATTTTAACAAAGGTATTCTTGAATCAAGATATTCATATCTAATAAAAAATGCATTTAGGCAAATAAGTCATAGAGAATATAATATTTATTTTGCTATACCTTCACAAGGTCCTATAAAACCCGCAATTCAGGAATATAATGAAGACTCAAATATGTCTTTTCTAAATCCAAAATATACATTTGATACATTTGTAATCGGAAACGGAAACAGATTTGCCCATGCAGCATCGTTAGCCGTAGCGGAAGCACCTGCAAAAGCATATAACCCTCTTTTTCTATATGGAGGAGTTGGTCTGGGAAAAACACATTTAATGCACGCAATAGGCCATTTTGTTTTAGGTCAAAATCCTGCACTTAAAGTTTTATATGTTTCATCAGAGAAATTTACAAATGAACTTATAAATGCAATAAGAGATGATAAAAATGAAGAATTCAGATATAAGTACCGAAATATAGATGTTTTGCTTATTGATGATATTCAGTTTATAGGGGGAAAGGAAAGAACAGAAGAAGAATTTTTCCACACCTTTAATGCTCTTTATGAAGCCAATAAGCAAATAATCATTTCCAGCGATAGGCCGCCAAAGGAAATTCCTACTCTCGAAGACAGGCTCAGGTCCAGATTTGAGTGGGGGTTAATAGCTGATATTGCTCCGCCTGATTTAGAAACCAGAATCGCTATACTCAGAAAAAAAGCCCAACTTGAAAATTTGGATGTACCTGATGATGTTATGGTTTTCATTGCGGATAAGGTAGGTTCCAATATACGTGAACTTGAAGGTGCTTTAAATAGAGTTATAGCATATTCAACTTTAACCGAGAATATCATGAATGTTGATATGGCGGTAGAAGCTCTTAAAGATATGCTGAACAACAGTAAAGCAGTTATTATTAATTCTAAAACAATACAAGAAGCGGTATCCAGATACTTTCACCTAAAAACGGATGAACTTAAATCAAAAAAGAGATCCAGGGACGTTTCTTTTCCTCGTCAAATTGCAATGCACCTCTGTCGTGAAATGACAGATATGTCTCTACCCAAAATTGGAGATGAATTTGGTGGCCGTGATCATACAACTGTTATACACGCATGTGAAAAGATTAATCACGATCTTGAAAATAGTGCGGAACTAAGAAGAACAGTAGAGGATATAAAGAAAAATATAACTGGGGGTTAA
- the dnaN gene encoding DNA polymerase III subunit beta, with protein sequence MKVICSKENLLNGINIVQKAVSTKTTLPILEGILLNAEDKFKLTGNDLEIGIECYVEADIRSTGSIVINSKIFGDIVRRLPDAEVLIEVTVNNLVVVECENSHFEIKGINPSGYPSLPVVDKENVLTLTQGDLKDMIRQTVFAVGSDENRPVLTGSLIEVKDKELVIVSIDGFRLALRRKILENDINDFSVIIPGKTLNEISKILQATDDEVSVYSSNNQVVFDAKSWRIVSRLIEGKFLNYNSLLNKDFETKVVINIKEFQSSLERASLISMNDKNSPVKLFIGNDKIVITSNADLGNVREEVKAEIEGNSLEIGYNPAFLIDALKAIDEDRASVYFITTNAPCTLRPLIESNNDFAYLIQAVRI encoded by the coding sequence ATGAAAGTTATATGCTCTAAAGAAAATTTACTTAACGGGATTAATATAGTTCAAAAGGCAGTATCAACCAAAACCACTTTACCGATACTCGAAGGAATTTTACTAAACGCTGAGGATAAGTTTAAGTTAACAGGTAATGATTTGGAAATAGGTATTGAATGCTATGTAGAAGCTGACATAAGAAGTACCGGTTCCATTGTTATAAATTCTAAAATATTTGGGGATATTGTAAGAAGATTACCTGATGCAGAGGTTCTTATTGAAGTTACAGTAAATAATCTGGTAGTTGTTGAATGTGAAAATTCACATTTTGAGATAAAAGGAATAAATCCATCTGGTTATCCTTCACTTCCTGTTGTTGATAAAGAGAATGTTCTAACATTGACACAAGGTGATTTAAAAGATATGATCAGACAAACCGTGTTCGCAGTGGGTTCTGATGAAAACAGGCCAGTTTTGACTGGATCTCTGATTGAAGTTAAGGATAAGGAATTGGTTATTGTATCAATAGACGGATTCAGACTGGCTTTGAGAAGAAAAATTTTAGAAAATGATATTAATGATTTTAGTGTTATTATACCGGGAAAAACTTTAAATGAAATTTCTAAAATCCTTCAGGCAACTGATGATGAAGTTTCTGTGTACAGTTCAAATAATCAGGTAGTATTTGATGCTAAGTCATGGAGAATTGTATCCAGGCTCATCGAGGGTAAATTTTTGAATTACAATAGCTTGCTTAATAAAGATTTTGAAACAAAAGTTGTTATTAATATAAAAGAATTTCAGTCAAGTTTAGAAAGAGCTTCACTTATTTCTATGAATGACAAAAATAGCCCTGTAAAGCTTTTTATAGGCAATGATAAAATTGTAATTACATCAAATGCGGATCTTGGAAATGTCCGTGAAGAGGTTAAAGCCGAGATAGAGGGTAATTCTCTGGAAATAGGATATAATCCTGCCTTTTTAATTGATGCACTAAAGGCTATTGACGAAGATAGGGCTTCTGTGTATTTTATTACTACAAATGCACCATGTACTTTAAGACCGCTTATTGAAAGTAACAATGATTTTGCATATCTGATACAAGCTGTTAGAATTTAA
- a CDS encoding RNA-binding S4 domain-containing protein — MEDVGINTEYIKLDQFLKWVGACDNGAMAKGFIIDGFVKVNGNVELQRGKKLRNGDIVEFDQKQYKIIQNS; from the coding sequence ATGGAAGACGTAGGAATTAATACTGAGTATATTAAACTTGATCAATTTTTAAAATGGGTTGGAGCTTGCGATAACGGAGCTATGGCTAAGGGCTTTATAATCGACGGCTTTGTTAAAGTTAACGGTAATGTTGAATTGCAACGTGGAAAAAAGCTCAGAAATGGTGATATTGTAGAATTCGATCAAAAACAATACAAAATAATTCAAAATAGCTAA
- the recF gene encoding DNA replication/repair protein RecF (All proteins in this family for which functions are known are DNA-binding proteins that assist the filamentation of RecA onto DNA for the initiation of recombination or recombinational repair.), with the protein MIVKSLVLKNYRNHTNTRLVFSDRFNIIYGDNGQGKTNILEAIYLCASGRSHRTAKDSELIKFGCDSFSINANVFNIGSLEKDIEIKYYENQKKQIKINEIPIKKIGALMGNLYAVLFSPEDLFIVKQGPTERRRFVDITLSQIRPSYFYNLQQLTKILKQRNTLLKNINSNPKLMDTVDIWNIRLAEVAASIITARRTFSKMLSNLAESQHNFLTEKSEKISFDYKCSFQITEDDDKNKIQNLYIKSLEKTLSRDIILGYTTMGPHRDDYDIMVNGKSLKLFGSQGQQRSAVLSLKIAEIELIKRETEQYPVLLLDDVMSELDNNRQKYLMESIKEVQTFVTCTSTEHFENLLSGESNFFKIVGGNIQCSL; encoded by the coding sequence TTGATTGTCAAAAGCTTGGTTTTAAAGAATTATAGAAACCATACAAATACTAGACTTGTATTTTCTGATCGTTTTAATATTATTTATGGTGATAATGGCCAAGGGAAAACAAATATTCTTGAAGCCATTTATTTATGTGCTTCCGGTCGTTCACACAGAACTGCGAAGGATTCTGAATTAATTAAATTCGGTTGTGATAGTTTTAGTATTAATGCCAATGTTTTTAATATCGGAAGTTTAGAAAAAGACATTGAAATTAAATATTATGAAAACCAAAAAAAACAAATTAAAATAAATGAAATTCCAATTAAGAAAATTGGTGCACTTATGGGAAATCTTTATGCTGTATTGTTTTCACCGGAAGATTTATTTATAGTAAAACAGGGACCCACTGAAAGAAGAAGGTTTGTTGATATAACACTAAGTCAAATAAGACCTTCCTATTTTTATAATTTGCAACAGCTTACAAAGATTCTAAAACAAAGAAATACACTTCTAAAGAATATCAACAGTAATCCCAAATTGATGGATACTGTTGATATCTGGAATATCAGGCTTGCTGAGGTTGCTGCGTCAATTATTACTGCAAGAAGGACTTTTTCAAAAATGCTTTCGAATTTGGCAGAAAGTCAACATAATTTTCTTACTGAAAAAAGTGAAAAAATTTCATTTGATTATAAGTGCAGTTTTCAGATTACTGAAGATGATGATAAAAACAAAATTCAGAATCTATACATAAAAAGCCTGGAGAAGACTCTTTCCAGAGATATAATACTTGGTTATACTACTATGGGACCCCATAGAGATGATTATGATATTATGGTTAATGGGAAAAGTCTTAAATTATTTGGCTCCCAGGGACAGCAAAGATCAGCAGTTTTGTCGCTAAAAATTGCCGAGATTGAATTGATTAAGAGAGAAACAGAACAGTATCCGGTATTACTTTTGGATGATGTTATGTCTGAACTTGATAACAATAGGCAAAAATATCTTATGGAAAGCATTAAAGAAGTTCAAACTTTTGTAACATGCACAAGTACAGAGCATTTTGAAAATTTATTATCCGGCGAAAGCAATTTTTTTAAAATTGTCGGCGGAAATATTCAGTGTAGTTTATAA
- the remB gene encoding extracellular matrix regulator RemB: protein MFLHIGGDVVIPIKNVIAIMDIDTTTISKDTREFLKVAEEEGFVISISEDLPKSFIITETDKKSKIYLSPISSVTLQKRSKYITEISNI from the coding sequence ATGTTTTTGCATATAGGCGGAGATGTTGTTATTCCTATAAAAAATGTGATAGCTATTATGGATATAGATACGACTACAATTTCTAAAGATACGAGAGAATTTCTTAAAGTTGCAGAAGAAGAAGGTTTTGTAATAAGTATATCGGAGGACTTACCAAAATCTTTTATTATTACTGAGACTGATAAAAAAAGTAAGATATATTTATCTCCGATATCATCAGTAACATTGCAAAAAAGATCAAAATATATAACTGAAATATCAAATATTTAA
- the gyrB gene encoding DNA topoisomerase (ATP-hydrolyzing) subunit B — protein MNDFNNTSSYDESQIQVLEGLEAVRKRPGMYIGSTSSRGLHHLVYEIVANSVDEALAGRCDTIQVIVHKDNSITVTDNGSGIPVGIHPKMGIPTLEVVHTILHAGGKFGSGAYSVSGGLHGVGASVVNALSESMEVEVKREGHIYRQKYSRGKPITSVEIIGETEDSGTITTFKPDPDIFEDIVFDFDVMITRYREMAFLNRGIKIQLIDQRPDEIIEKNLHYEGGIISFVEYLNKTKEPLHDKVIYFEGIRDANIVEVAMQYNDNYNETVFSYANNIATTEGGTHLTGFRSAITKVLNDYARKFNIIRENDKNLSGEDVREGLTAVISVKLPEPQFEGQTKTKLGNSEIRTLVENVVSDKLNIFLEENPAIAKIILDKSLTAARARDAARKARELTRRKSAMDSSTLPGKLADCSEKDPTKTEIFIVEGDSAGGSAKQGRDRKIQAILPLWGKMLNVEKSRLDKVFDNEKLAPVIIALGAGIGDEFDTSKLRYDKIIIMADADVDGSHIRMLLLTFFFRYMRPLVEQGHVYIAMPPLFKVYKGKDEYYAYDDRQVSKIFEDRGWRKDDPNVNIQRFKGLGEMNPDQLWETTMNPETRTIMKVDVQDAITADEVFSMFMGEKVEPRKEYIHLHAKDVTYLDI, from the coding sequence ATGAATGATTTTAACAATACTTCATCTTACGATGAGAGCCAGATTCAGGTGTTGGAAGGCTTAGAGGCTGTTCGTAAGAGACCAGGAATGTATATAGGAAGTACTTCTAGCAGAGGGTTGCATCATTTAGTTTATGAAATAGTTGCAAATAGTGTTGATGAAGCACTTGCCGGAAGATGTGATACAATTCAGGTAATTGTTCACAAGGATAATTCTATTACCGTAACTGACAATGGAAGTGGTATTCCTGTTGGTATCCATCCAAAAATGGGGATTCCAACCCTTGAAGTAGTACATACAATACTTCATGCCGGAGGAAAGTTCGGAAGTGGTGCATATAGTGTTTCAGGCGGACTTCATGGTGTTGGAGCCTCTGTTGTTAATGCATTGTCCGAAAGTATGGAGGTTGAAGTAAAAAGGGAAGGGCATATTTACAGACAGAAATATTCCCGAGGGAAACCAATTACTTCTGTTGAAATAATTGGGGAAACTGAAGATAGTGGAACAATTACTACATTTAAGCCGGACCCTGATATTTTTGAAGATATTGTTTTTGATTTTGATGTTATGATAACCAGATATAGAGAAATGGCGTTTTTAAATAGAGGCATCAAGATACAACTGATTGATCAGCGTCCAGATGAAATAATTGAAAAAAATCTTCATTACGAAGGTGGAATTATATCTTTTGTTGAGTATCTTAATAAAACAAAAGAACCTTTGCATGATAAAGTTATTTATTTTGAAGGAATCAGAGATGCAAATATTGTTGAAGTTGCAATGCAGTATAACGACAATTACAACGAAACAGTATTCAGTTATGCTAATAATATTGCAACTACGGAAGGCGGAACACATTTAACTGGTTTTAGAAGTGCTATTACTAAGGTTTTGAATGATTATGCCAGAAAATTCAATATTATAAGAGAAAACGATAAAAATTTGTCGGGAGAAGATGTAAGAGAAGGTCTTACAGCAGTAATAAGTGTAAAACTACCTGAGCCACAGTTTGAAGGACAGACCAAAACTAAGCTTGGTAACAGTGAAATACGAACCTTAGTTGAAAACGTTGTAAGTGATAAATTAAACATATTTTTAGAAGAAAATCCTGCAATTGCAAAAATAATTCTTGATAAAAGCCTTACTGCAGCAAGAGCAAGAGATGCAGCCAGAAAAGCAAGGGAATTAACAAGAAGAAAAAGTGCAATGGACTCAAGTACTCTTCCCGGTAAACTAGCTGACTGTTCTGAAAAGGACCCGACAAAAACAGAAATATTTATTGTTGAGGGTGATTCTGCAGGAGGTTCTGCAAAGCAGGGAAGAGATAGAAAAATTCAAGCTATACTTCCTTTGTGGGGTAAAATGCTTAATGTTGAAAAATCAAGACTTGATAAGGTTTTTGATAATGAAAAACTAGCTCCTGTTATTATTGCTCTTGGTGCAGGTATAGGGGACGAGTTTGATACTTCAAAATTAAGATATGATAAGATTATAATTATGGCCGATGCCGATGTTGATGGTTCTCATATCAGAATGCTGCTATTAACATTTTTCTTCAGATATATGAGACCACTTGTTGAACAAGGTCACGTCTACATTGCAATGCCACCTCTATTTAAGGTGTACAAGGGAAAAGATGAGTACTATGCGTATGATGACAGACAGGTAAGTAAGATTTTTGAAGACCGTGGATGGAGAAAAGATGATCCAAATGTAAACATACAGAGGTTTAAAGGTCTTGGAGAAATGAATCCGGATCAATTGTGGGAGACAACAATGAACCCGGAGACACGTACCATTATGAAGGTTGATGTACAGGATGCAATAACTGCTGATGAAGTTTTTAGTATGTTTATGGGCGAAAAAGTTGAACCAAGAAAAGAATATATTCATCTGCATGCAAAGGATGTAACGTATTTAGATATCTAG
- a CDS encoding ParA family protein, translating to MAKIIAIANQKGGVGKTTTAVNLSSCLAYKGKKVLVIDIDPQGNTTSGLGVDKKNITHSVYDVIINDEPIENTLLKTCIDNLMICPSNIQLAGAEVELVSMISRENRLKSALYYIRKEFDFIIIDCPPSLGLLTLNSLTASDTILVPIQCEYYALEGLSQLMNTVKLVQRHLNPQLDVEGVVLTMFDARTNLSIQVVEEVKKYFSNKVYRTIIPRNVRLSEAPSFGLPIILYDAKSKGAECYIDLAEEVIEYAEEVV from the coding sequence TTGGCAAAGATAATAGCCATTGCTAACCAAAAGGGTGGAGTAGGGAAAACAACAACAGCGGTAAATTTAAGTTCATGTCTGGCATATAAGGGCAAAAAGGTTCTAGTTATTGATATAGACCCCCAAGGAAATACAACAAGTGGCCTTGGAGTGGATAAGAAAAACATAACACATTCTGTTTATGATGTTATTATTAATGATGAACCAATTGAAAATACCCTATTGAAGACTTGTATAGATAACCTGATGATATGTCCGTCAAATATACAGCTTGCGGGAGCAGAAGTTGAACTCGTATCAATGATTTCGAGAGAAAATAGGCTTAAATCAGCACTATACTACATACGCAAGGAATTTGATTTTATTATAATAGATTGTCCTCCTTCCCTGGGATTGCTTACTTTAAATTCCCTCACTGCTTCAGATACAATTTTAGTTCCAATACAATGTGAATATTACGCATTGGAAGGATTAAGTCAGCTAATGAATACTGTAAAACTTGTTCAAAGACACTTAAATCCTCAACTGGATGTTGAAGGCGTTGTTTTGACAATGTTTGATGCCCGTACTAATCTATCAATTCAAGTTGTAGAAGAGGTCAAAAAATATTTCAGTAATAAGGTGTACAGAACAATAATTCCGAGAAATGTTAGATTAAGCGAGGCACCAAGTTTTGGTCTTCCAATTATTTTGTATGATGCCAAGTCAAAAGGTGCTGAATGTTATATAGATTTGGCAGAAGAAGTTATTGAGTATGCTGAAGAGGTGGTATAG
- a CDS encoding ParB/RepB/Spo0J family partition protein, giving the protein MIKKGLGKGLGALISNEALGEEAGILQLRINELEPNIAQPRKNFDDEKLIQLAESIKQHGIIQPIIVKKEDNSYTIIAGERRWRAAKLAGLVEVPVIVKNFSNKQTMEVALIENLQREDLNPIEEAEAFLHLMDEYSLTQEQIAATIGKSRPSIANSLRLLGLTNEVRKFIISGELTSGHARTLVIIQDKELQQKAAEFIIENKLSVRETENYVKKLCKGDNKDRKKTEVNNPELIDVENKLKNILGTKVKLQSKNNRGKITIEYYSNDELERLLDFFYKT; this is encoded by the coding sequence ATGATAAAAAAGGGTCTGGGCAAAGGACTTGGGGCATTAATCTCAAATGAAGCATTGGGCGAAGAAGCAGGTATTTTGCAACTAAGAATAAATGAATTGGAGCCTAATATAGCACAACCACGTAAAAATTTTGATGACGAAAAATTGATACAGCTAGCTGAATCTATAAAACAGCATGGGATAATTCAACCTATTATTGTTAAAAAAGAGGATAATTCTTATACAATTATTGCAGGTGAAAGAAGATGGAGAGCTGCAAAATTGGCAGGTTTGGTGGAGGTACCTGTAATTGTTAAGAATTTTTCCAATAAGCAGACTATGGAAGTTGCACTTATTGAAAATCTTCAAAGGGAGGATTTAAATCCAATTGAAGAAGCTGAAGCTTTTCTTCATCTAATGGATGAGTATAGTTTAACTCAGGAGCAAATTGCTGCTACCATTGGAAAAAGCAGGCCATCTATAGCAAATTCTTTGAGATTGCTGGGATTGACAAATGAGGTCAGAAAATTTATTATTAGCGGTGAATTAACAAGCGGACATGCAAGAACGTTAGTTATAATTCAGGACAAGGAGTTACAACAAAAAGCTGCTGAATTTATAATTGAAAATAAATTAAGTGTAAGAGAAACAGAAAATTACGTAAAGAAACTTTGTAAAGGAGATAATAAAGATAGAAAAAAAACAGAAGTAAATAACCCTGAATTAATTGATGTGGAAAATAAATTGAAAAATATTTTAGGAACAAAGGTTAAACTACAGTCAAAAAATAATAGAGGTAAAATTACAATTGAATACTATTCCAATGATGAATTGGAACGGTTACTTGATTTTTTTTATAAAACTTGA
- a CDS encoding DUF4446 family protein: MSDFFTNILNLQFEVLVLFGICFIFIILNCFMLIANIRKTNRLKTKYRKFMNGLSDRNIEELLETCLNSTNSVSSKNREIELQINNIERRLLQCIQKVGIVRFNAFDNVGSDLSFAIALLDSNDSGVVISGIYARESSSTYSKPVISGKSKYTLSAEEIQAIDIAKKTNIERSYVD, translated from the coding sequence ATGAGTGACTTTTTTACGAATATATTAAATTTGCAGTTTGAAGTATTAGTGTTGTTTGGAATTTGCTTTATATTTATTATACTTAATTGTTTTATGCTTATAGCTAATATAAGGAAGACAAATAGGCTTAAAACTAAATACAGAAAATTTATGAATGGGTTAAGTGACAGAAATATAGAAGAACTTTTGGAGACATGTTTAAATAGTACAAATTCTGTAAGCAGCAAAAATAGAGAAATTGAATTGCAGATTAATAATATAGAAAGAAGATTGCTGCAATGTATACAAAAAGTAGGAATTGTTAGATTTAATGCTTTTGATAACGTTGGCAGTGATTTAAGTTTTGCTATTGCTCTTTTAGATAGTAATGATTCAGGTGTAGTTATAAGCGGAATATACGCAAGAGAAAGTTCTTCAACTTATTCCAAACCTGTTATATCAGGAAAATCAAAATATACTTTATCGGCAGAAGAGATACAAGCTATTGATATAGCTAAGAAAACAAACATTGAAAGAAGTTACGTAGATTAA
- a CDS encoding tetratricopeptide repeat protein, with protein MNIHFHSNKENKNEKKQIWMYAVILFTGAFIILLLTAYSQVKFQNNISDYQNKLSSQEKAKLSAVTDLKSALKENERLNKELESLRNKLVDSEQEIATQSSKTTDMESKYNSTLTATDALVKALEYFNQKDYVNCAVTLKYDVKMEYLSTQGLNTYNNLMDKSYGKASLQLYRDGYKNYKSKNYAGAIINLNRAIDFSNKNEYYIDDAYYYLATSYYKSSSYDDAKRIISEFKINCPTSEFTRNMNKILEKMV; from the coding sequence ATGAATATTCATTTTCATAGTAATAAAGAAAATAAAAATGAAAAAAAGCAAATATGGATGTATGCTGTAATTTTATTTACTGGTGCATTTATTATACTCTTATTAACAGCATATAGTCAGGTAAAGTTTCAGAATAATATAAGCGACTATCAGAATAAACTTTCTTCTCAGGAAAAGGCAAAACTTTCTGCTGTAACTGACCTAAAATCAGCTTTAAAGGAAAATGAAAGACTAAATAAGGAATTGGAATCACTAAGGAATAAATTAGTTGATTCTGAACAGGAAATTGCTACTCAAAGCTCAAAAACAACTGATATGGAATCAAAATATAATAGTACCTTAACTGCAACAGATGCACTTGTTAAGGCGCTGGAATATTTTAATCAGAAGGATTATGTAAATTGCGCCGTTACCCTAAAATATGATGTTAAAATGGAATATTTAAGCACACAAGGTCTAAATACTTATAATAATTTGATGGATAAAAGCTATGGGAAAGCTTCATTACAGCTATATAGAGATGGTTACAAGAATTATAAAAGTAAAAATTATGCCGGGGCTATAATAAATTTGAATCGTGCAATTGATTTCTCTAATAAGAATGAATATTACATTGATGACGCATACTATTATTTAGCGACATCATATTATAAGAGTTCAAGTTATGATGATGCAAAAAGAATAATAAGTGAATTTAAGATTAACTGTCCCACAAGTGAATTTACCAGAAATATGAATAAAATTTTGGAAAAAATGGTGTAA
- the pssA gene encoding CDP-diacylglycerol--serine O-phosphatidyltransferase, whose protein sequence is MKNTIKHSLPNLLTFINLSLGIIALLLAIKNDMIQASLLVMVAALTDRFDGKVARMLDSTSELGKELDSLSDLISFGVAPIIIAWKISFMDLTVLGYLIAVLFPIAGAYRLARYNVSTFNNVFCGVPITIAGAFLSIVNMYNSYSIEHHNYGNVNTIVTAIIIVLLSYLMISKIQIKKR, encoded by the coding sequence TTGAAAAACACGATAAAGCATTCTTTGCCTAACCTCCTAACATTTATTAATCTCTCACTTGGAATTATTGCATTATTACTTGCAATAAAAAATGATATGATACAGGCATCACTATTGGTTATGGTTGCTGCATTAACAGACAGATTTGATGGTAAAGTGGCAAGAATGTTAGATAGTACGAGTGAACTTGGTAAAGAATTGGATTCGCTTTCAGACTTAATTTCTTTTGGTGTAGCACCAATAATTATTGCCTGGAAGATAAGTTTCATGGATTTAACAGTTCTTGGGTACTTAATTGCAGTATTGTTTCCTATTGCAGGTGCATACAGATTGGCTCGCTACAATGTATCTACATTCAACAATGTATTTTGTGGGGTTCCCATAACTATTGCAGGTGCATTTTTATCAATAGTTAATATGTATAACAGCTATTCTATAGAACATCATAATTATGGTAATGTCAACACTATAGTAACTGCGATAATAATTGTTTTACTTTCCTACCTAATGATTAGTAAAATTCAGATTAAAAAAAGGTAA
- a CDS encoding HAD-IA family hydrolase: MNNFKYIFFDLDGTLIDTVPLILDSFNYTFIHHFGETRPEEETISYIGMPLINHFKDLYPGHEEELAKTYRAYNDKRHDSCIGVFIGIFETIKSLYEKGIVMGVVTSKRRELALRGLKLFNLDEFFIFVNGSEDSKKHKPDGDPLIVAMSKAGVTNKDEVLYVGDSPLDIMCAKNAGVRSAAVAWTYSQRAELERVEPDLFIECPSDLLKYV; the protein is encoded by the coding sequence ATGAATAATTTTAAGTATATTTTTTTTGATCTCGACGGAACACTTATAGACACTGTCCCTTTGATACTGGATTCCTTTAACTATACGTTTATTCATCATTTCGGTGAAACACGTCCGGAGGAAGAGACTATAAGTTATATTGGTATGCCTTTAATCAATCATTTTAAAGATTTGTATCCCGGACATGAGGAAGAGCTTGCAAAGACCTACAGAGCGTATAATGATAAAAGACATGATAGTTGTATTGGAGTTTTTATTGGTATTTTTGAAACCATAAAAAGTCTCTATGAAAAAGGAATAGTTATGGGAGTTGTAACCTCTAAAAGGAGAGAATTGGCTCTCAGAGGATTAAAACTGTTTAATCTTGATGAATTTTTTATATTCGTTAACGGTTCAGAGGATTCAAAAAAGCATAAGCCGGATGGTGATCCCTTGATTGTTGCAATGAGTAAAGCGGGTGTAACAAACAAGGATGAAGTTTTATACGTAGGAGACAGCCCGCTAGATATAATGTGTGCAAAAAATGCAGGAGTAAGAAGTGCTGCTGTTGCATGGACCTATAGTCAAAGAGCTGAACTTGAAAGAGTTGAGCCGGATTTATTTATAGAATGTCCGTCTGATTTATTAAAATATGTATAA
- a CDS encoding DUF2508 family protein produces the protein MELSLNKSLNNVVKTSEAKTLANERVILLKEIEKVKGELQKAYTNFDYVNDSLMVDYYTYQIKAYETMFEFLIKKAKAMGINEL, from the coding sequence ATGGAATTATCGCTTAATAAATCATTAAATAACGTTGTAAAAACATCAGAAGCGAAAACATTGGCCAATGAGAGGGTTATTCTCCTGAAGGAAATAGAAAAAGTAAAAGGTGAATTACAAAAGGCCTACACAAATTTTGACTATGTAAATGATTCATTAATGGTTGACTACTATACATACCAGATAAAAGCGTATGAAACTATGTTTGAATTTCTAATAAAGAAGGCAAAAGCCATGGGCATTAATGAATTATAA